The Streptomyces sp. NBC_00483 genome contains the following window.
GGCGGCGGAGCTGCTGCGCACGAGCGACGCCGAGTCGTTCAGTGTGCGCAAGCTCGCCGGCGCTCTCGGGACGGACTCCTCCAGCCTGTACCGGCACTTCCGCAACAAGACGGAGCTGCTGCGCGCGGTCGCCGACCGCATCCTTGCGGCCGCGATGGAGGGCTACCGCCCCGAGGGTGACTGGAAGCAGCGCATCACCGCGACGGCCCTGCGTCTGCGGGAGTCCTTCGGCGAGCACCCTCAACTCGCCGCGGTCTGGGGGCGCTACGCGTCCGGAGGTGCCGGCTCCCGGCTGGTCATGGAAGAGGTACTACAGGCCTTGCGGACCTCGGGCCTGCCCGATGAGGAGATTCCGGCCCGCTACCACCGGATCGTGATCCTCGTCGCCTCGCTGATCGCCTCCGAGGCGGGCATCGGCAGCCTCACCCCCGGCGAGTACGAGCAGGGCATGGAGCAGTTCCGGGTCGCGGTGCTGGGTGCCGACCCCGAGCGCTTCCCCGCCCTGGCCCACTTCGCCCGCGAGATCCGCCCCCTCGGGGCCGACCGCGGTGCGGCGTTCGACGAGATCCTCGCCGCCCACCTCGCCCGGATCGAGGCCGCGATTCCCTGACGCGGGCGGGGTGGTGCGGCGAGTGACGACCGGGCCGATTCTCAGCCTTCGGTGCGGCGCAGCCGTACGACGGGAATGTCGCGGCTCGTCTTCTTCTGGTAGACCGCGTAGTCCGGGAACAGCTCCACCAGGGAGTCCCACACCCGCGCCTTGTCCTGCGGCGACAGGGTCTCGGCGCGCGCCGTGAACCGCTCGGTTCCCACACGCAGCCGGACCTCGGGGTTGGCCTCAAGGTTCAGGTACCACTGCGGGTGCTGGTCCGAGCCGCCGTACGACGCCACGATCAGCTGGTCGTCACCGTCCGTGCCGTAGATCAGGACGGTGCGCCGCCACTGGCCGCTCTTGCGGCCCTCGTAGTCGAGGAGCAGGCACGGGGCGCCGTGGATGCTGGTGCCCTTGGTGCCGCCGGACTCCTCGTAGGTGCGGGCCTGTTCGGCGACCCAGCCGGTGGGGCTGATGACGACGTCGGTGCCGGGGTCGGTCATGCGGACTGCCTCCTGGTTCGGGGAGCCGGCCGGTCGCGCCGGCGGGCTCCCGGGTTCCGGGTAACTCCCTTCAAGCTAAGCGTTATTGGCGCTCGCGCATTCCGACGCGGCGGCGCCGAGTCCGGGGCGCGGGCTGGAGAGCACGGGCAGGGCGGTGTGGGCGCGCTCGGCGGCGTCGGTCAGGGAGGCCTGGGCCAGGACGATCACGTCGGCCTCGGCGATGCCGTCGATGGCGGTGGCGACGAGCGCGAGATACCCGTCCCTGTCCCCGGCGAGGAACAGCTCCCAGGCACCCTCGACGAACACGGTGCGCACGTCCACCGCGCGCCCGGCCCGCCGGGCCTCCTCCTCGACCAGGTCGACCGTCGGCCCGAAGGTGCTGCGCACCGTGGCGACCACGGCGATCCGCTCCCCCTCGGCGACGGCCCGCGCGGCCATCGGCCGGTCCACGCGCAGCACGGGCACACCGGCGTCCGCGGCGAGGCCCTCCGCGACGGCGCCGAGCGTGGAACACGTGCACAGCACGGCGTCCGCCCCGTCGGCGACGGCCGCGACGAGCAGCTCCCGGACCTCGTCGGTGACGGCCTCGGGCCCCTCAGCGCCGGCCCGCACGAGCAGTTCCTCGCGTACGACGTGACGCAGCTCCAGGCCCGGGTGGTCGGCGTCGCGCAGGGCGTCGAAGACCGGCACGTGGACGGGCGAGGTGTGCACGAGCGTCAGGTTCATGACCGGCACCCTATGCGCGGATGATCACCGGGCGCAGGGCCGTCTCACCACTTGTCGGGGTCGGCCTCGAGGGCGGCCTTCGCGGCGAGCAGCAGGCCGGCGGAGGCCTCGGGCGCCTCGCCGGGGTGCCGCTCGGCCCACCGGACGACGAACGGGCACAGCGGCGCCACGGCCACCGACTCGGCGGCGGCGATGCCGTACAGCTCGCGGGCGAGCGAGCCCGCGATCCCCTTGCCCTCGTGTTCCGGCTCCACGACGGTGTGCACCGCAACGAGGGCCCGCTCGGGCTCGTCCAGGACGAAGTACTGGATGCGGCCGACGACTTCGCCGCCGGAGCGGGCCTGCAGCAGCCCGTGCTCGCGGTCGTCGCGGATCTCGATGTCACTCATGGGCTCTCCTGCGTCGTGGGCGACCCCGGTCGGCCTGCACGACACACGGCCGCACGTCGCGGGCCTCGGCCTCCTCGACCCGACCGTAACTGATGATCGCGATGTCAGGTCACCGCGTACGCGATGTCGCGCACCGCCGTCCGCGGGTGGGTGAAGCAGCCGAAGTGGCCGCCGTCCAACAGGCGGGCCTCCGCCGTGTTGTCGGTGACGGTGTGCCAGGCGCGGTCGGTGTCCTGCGAGAGGTCGTGGTCGTCCGTCCCGCGCACCGAGGTCAGCGGCACGCTCAGTGGCGGGCCTGTCGTGGGGCGGTAGTCCGTGAGGAGCGCGAGGTCGGCGGTCAGGGTCCGGGTGGCCAGTGTGGCCGTCTCGGTCGTGGTCAGGTCGGGGGTGTCCAGCCACTGGGGAGGCGTGTCGGCCTCCGCGCGGCAGGCGGCCGCGGCCTCGGCAGGGGGCGGGCTCCCGGAGACGATCAGGCGGCGCGGCTGCGGAAGGCCGAGCAGTGCGAGGTGGCGGCAGGTCTCGTAGGCGACGACGGCTCCCATGCTGTGGCCGAACAACGCGTACGGCTTGTCGGCCGCCCATTGCAGGGCGAAGGCGATCTGCCGGGAGAGTTCGCCGAGGCCCGACGGGTGCGGTTCGCCGACGCGGTCCTCACGGCCCGGGTACTGCACGGCCCACAGCTCGTACGCGTCGGGCAGATGGGGCAGCCAGCGCCGGTAGACGCTCGCCGCTCCCCCGGCGTGCGGGAAGCAGACGAGGCGGACGTCGGCGGTGGGAGAGGTCCGCAGCGGGCGCAGCCAGCGGGCCGCGGGCCCGGCCGCGGCGGTCATGACCGGCCCGCCGAGGTGGTGGTCTGCGCGGTGTCGACGGCGCGTGCCATGTCGGCCAGGGTGGCCGAGGCCTGGAGTTCGCGCAGCGGGATCTCGGTGCCGAAGCGGTCGTTGACGGCGAGTGCGAGGCGCATGGTGAGCAGGCTGTCGGCGCCGAGGTCGTAGAAGTTGTCGTGGCGGGAGGCGGGGGCCGGGCCGAGTACGCGGGCCCATTCCTGTGCGAGGGCCTGCTCCGTGCCGGGCCGTGGTGGTTCCTGTGGCGTGGGTTCGCGTGGCGGCGCCGCCCAGGAGATGAGCTGTTTGCGGTCGACCTTTCCGTTGCCGTTCAGGGGGAGTTCGGGCAGCAGCAGGTAGTCGGCGGGCTGGGTGTAGGAGGGTAGCCAGCGCCGGGCGTGGTCGCGTACGTCGTCGAGGTCCACGCCGTCGCCCTGGGGCACGAGGTAGGCCACGATGCGGCGGCCCGCTCCGGTGCCGGCCAGGACGGCGACGGCCCTGCCGACGGCCGGGTGCCTGCCCAACACCCCTTCGATCTCGCCGAGTTCGATGCGGTATCCGTTGAGTTTGATCTGGTGGTCGGCGCGGCCGAGGAACTCCAGGACGCCGTCGGGCCGGTAGCGGCCGAGGTCTCCCGTCAGGTACCAGCGCATGCCGTCGCGCTCGACGAAGCGTTCGGCGGTGCGGTCCGGGTCGGCGCGGTAGCCGAGGGCCACGCCGGTGCCGCCGATCCACAGTTCGCCGGGCACCCAGTCCGGGCAGTCGCGTCCGTAGGCGTCCACGGCCCGGTAGTGCTGGTTGCGCAGTGGGGTGCCGTAGGGCACGGACGGCCAGTCGGGGTCGGTCTCGGTGACTTCGTGGAAGTTGGAGTAGACGGCGCCTTCCGTCGCCCCGCCGCAGGCCACGAAGTGGCAGGAGGGCAGCAGGCGGCGCAGGCGTCCCGGCAGGTCGGTGCCGATCCAGTCGCCGCCGGTGAACACCAGGCGCAGGCTGTCGGTCGCGCCGCGCAGCTCGCCCGCGGTGATCAGCATGTCGAGCAGTACGGGGACGGAGTCCCAGACGGTGACGGCGTGCGTCTCGATGAGGCGGAGCCATGCCTCGGGGTCGCGTCGTTCCTCGGGACCGGGCATGACGACGCGGCCGCCCGCCATCAGCGGACCGAAGATCTCGTAGACGGACAGGTCGAAGTCGAGCGCGGAGACGGACAGACAGCAGTCCGCGGGGCCGACGTCCCAGCGCCCGTTGAGGTCCTCCAGGGAGTTCACGGCGGAACGGTGACTGACCTCGACACCCTTGGGGGTGCCGGTGGAGCCGGAGGTGAAGATGATGTATGCGGGCGCCTCACGGTCACCCAACACCGGTGCGGGCAGCAGTGGTTGGGCAGGATCGAGGGCGGCCTGCCACGACAGACGCAGCGGCCCGTCGTCGGGTCGCCGCCCACTGGGCGTCGCGGCGTGCTCGGGATCACGTATCACCACGCGCGCCCCGGACACCCCGAGCACCTGGCCCCTGCGCTGCTCGGGCTGTTCGGGGCCGATGGGGACGTAGCAACCACCGGCCGCCAATACACCCAGGGCGGCAGTGACTTGGGCCTCTCCTGAGGTCAGACAGATCCCGACGGGTTCGCCGCCGCGCACCCCGAGGTCGCGCAGGCGGGCCGCGAGACGCAGGGCACGCTCGGCGAGCGCGCCCCGGGTGAGGGTCGTGTTCTCGTGGTGCAGGGCGGGAGGGGTGGCGTCGGTGGCGGCCAGTTCGAAGAAGCGCTCGTGCAGCAGCAGCCCGCTCTCGGGCCCGGTGGTGTCGTTGACCCGGGCGCGGGTCTGCCGCTGGCGCGCCGGAAGCCGCTGCGGGACCGGCGAGCTCCAGTCACGGTCGGCGAACGCCCGCAGCACGTCGTCGCAGTACTCGGTCATCGCGTCGAGCGTTCCGGGCAGGAACACCTCCTCCACGGCGTCCCAGGCCAGCACGTAGCCGTCCGCCGGATCGTCGGAGACGGGGTGGGCCAGACAGTCGAGCCAGACCTGCGGAGTGTGCGAGAGCATCCAGGTCAGCGAGCCGAACCGGCGCGTGAACCGGCGGGAGACCCAACTCTGTTCGAGTTCCGTGTAGACGACGCCGAGCATGCCCGTGCGCTGCCCATGACCGCGCGCCGCCTGCTGGAAGTCGTCCACGGTGGGCGCTTGTGCGCGCAGCACCCCCTCGGAGCCGTGGGCGAGTGCGCGGAGATCGGACGGCGCTCCACCGGGCACCCGGGCAGCCGTCAATCGGCTGAAGTCGCCGACGGTCCGCTCTAGTTGGGGATTGCCACCGGGCCGGTCGAAGGTGGGCATGTTGAGGACGAATCCCGCTGCCGGGTCCGCCTGCCAGCGGTGCAGGGTCGCGCAGAACGCGGCGAACGGGACGGCCCGCGCGGAGATGCCGCAGGCCCGCGCCCGGTCCTGGATACGCCGCCACACCGCGCCCGGCACGGGCACCTGGCGCCGGGTGAACCGGGGGACGCCCGCCAGTTCCTCGGGTTCGGTGGCGTACGGCAGCCGGGGCGCGGTGCGCGGCGCGGAGGTGCCGTCGCCACCCTCGCCGATCCGGCGCTCGTCCCGCTCCCCGTTGTCGTCGGAGCTACGGCGCCGGTGGTCCGCGAAGTCGTGGGACACGTCCGGGAGTTCACCGTCATACAGCGCCACCAGGTCCTCGAAGAGTACGCGGATGGCCACCGGGTCGGCCGCCAGCAGGTCGATGTCGGCGTGCAGCCGGGATCCGCCGCCGGGCAGGAGGGTGAGGCCGAGGTCCATCACGCGTCCGGCGGCGACATCCAGGCGGCGGTGCGCCATCCGCTCGCGGATGCGGTCCAGTTCGCCCGCGACGGTGGCGGGGTCGGCGCCGCGCAGGTCGTCGACGACGAGCCGGCCGGTCGGCGACGCCAGCGGGGCCCCTTGGTCGAGGCCGTTGAACGCGGTGCGCAGGGACACGTGCCGTTGCTGGAGCCGGTGGTAGGCGTCCTGGAGCCGGGTCTGGTCCGGCGCCCGGTCGTGGTCGAACTCGAAGGTCATGTGGCAGCCGGTCCCGCCGAGCGGCGTGCCGTCCTGGCGGCCCAGCAGATACGCCCGCTGGACGTCGGTGAGCGGATAGGGGGCGAGGTGGGAGGCGTAGGAGGTGTGGGGGGCCTGCGTCATGAAGTCCTCTCCAGTCGGTCTGCGGCCTGGGCCGCGGCGACGAGCGTCTCGGCGCCGCGCCGCACTTCGTCGTCCGTCACGGTCAGCGGCGGCATGACCCGCACGCAGTTCCCGGCGCTGCCACCAAGACCCACCAGGAGCCCGCGGGTCCGGCACTCCTCCTGCACGGCGGCGGCCGTCGCCGGGTCCTGGAACGCGACCGCGAGCAGCAGCCCCCGCCCCTGCACCCGCCGTACGCCGCCGACGCCCGCGAGCCCCGTCTCCAGGAGGCCGCGCAGGAGATGCCCTGCCGTGTGCGCCCGAGCCGGGAGGTCACGGTCCTCGATCACGTCGAGGGTCGCGAGCGCGGCGGTCGTGGACAGCTGATTGCCGCCGAACGTCGAGATCGACGGCATCGGCAGGCAGTTCATGACCTCACGCCGTCCGACGACGCCGCCCAGCGTCAGCCCGCCGGCCAGGCCCTTGGCGAACACCAGCAGGTCCGGCCTGACGTCGTCGTCCCACTGGTGTCCCCACCACCGTCCGGTACGCCCCCAGCCGGTCTGTACCTCGTCGCAGATCAGCAGGGCTCCGTGGGAGCGCACCGCGCGGGCGTAGGCGGCGAGTTGCCCGTCGGCGAGCGGGACCGCCCCGGCCACGCCCTGCACCGGTTCGGCGATCAGCGCGGCCACCGGACGGTCCGGCTCGCTGTCCAGGACCCGCGTCAACTCACTTACTCCATGGGCAACTTGATGCTCGTCCGCCACCTCGCCGGGCCCGACCTGCGGCGGGACGTCCGGCACGAGGTCGACCCGCAGCGGGGTGCGTCCCGCGCCGTGCCAGCGGTGGTCCCCGGTCACGGCGAGCGCGCCGAACGAGCGGCCGTGATAGCTGTGCCGCAGCGCCACGACCCGGCCGCTGCGCCGGTGCTCGGTGGCCAGCAGCAGCGCCGTCTCCACGGCCTCGGTGCCCGAGCAGGTGAAGAACACCACCGCGTCGTCGATCCCGGACAGTCGCGCGATGCGCTCGGCCAACTCCAC
Protein-coding sequences here:
- a CDS encoding TetR/AcrR family transcriptional regulator, whose amino-acid sequence is MAARRRWSTEEILDTAAELLRTSDAESFSVRKLAGALGTDSSSLYRHFRNKTELLRAVADRILAAAMEGYRPEGDWKQRITATALRLRESFGEHPQLAAVWGRYASGGAGSRLVMEEVLQALRTSGLPDEEIPARYHRIVILVASLIASEAGIGSLTPGEYEQGMEQFRVAVLGADPERFPALAHFAREIRPLGADRGAAFDEILAAHLARIEAAIP
- a CDS encoding GNAT family N-acetyltransferase, whose protein sequence is MSDIEIRDDREHGLLQARSGGEVVGRIQYFVLDEPERALVAVHTVVEPEHEGKGIAGSLARELYGIAAAESVAVAPLCPFVVRWAERHPGEAPEASAGLLLAAKAALEADPDKW
- a CDS encoding aspartate/glutamate racemase family protein — encoded protein: MNLTLVHTSPVHVPVFDALRDADHPGLELRHVVREELLVRAGAEGPEAVTDEVRELLVAAVADGADAVLCTCSTLGAVAEGLAADAGVPVLRVDRPMAARAVAEGERIAVVATVRSTFGPTVDLVEEEARRAGRAVDVRTVFVEGAWELFLAGDRDGYLALVATAIDGIAEADVIVLAQASLTDAAERAHTALPVLSSPRPGLGAAASECASANNA
- a CDS encoding thioesterase II family protein — translated: MTAAAGPAARWLRPLRTSPTADVRLVCFPHAGGAASVYRRWLPHLPDAYELWAVQYPGREDRVGEPHPSGLGELSRQIAFALQWAADKPYALFGHSMGAVVAYETCRHLALLGLPQPRRLIVSGSPPPAEAAAACRAEADTPPQWLDTPDLTTTETATLATRTLTADLALLTDYRPTTGPPLSVPLTSVRGTDDHDLSQDTDRAWHTVTDNTAEARLLDGGHFGCFTHPRTAVRDIAYAVT
- a CDS encoding nitroreductase family deazaflavin-dependent oxidoreductase is translated as MTDPGTDVVISPTGWVAEQARTYEESGGTKGTSIHGAPCLLLDYEGRKSGQWRRTVLIYGTDGDDQLIVASYGGSDQHPQWYLNLEANPEVRLRVGTERFTARAETLSPQDKARVWDSLVELFPDYAVYQKKTSRDIPVVRLRRTEG
- a CDS encoding non-ribosomal peptide synthetase translates to MTQAPHTSYASHLAPYPLTDVQRAYLLGRQDGTPLGGTGCHMTFEFDHDRAPDQTRLQDAYHRLQQRHVSLRTAFNGLDQGAPLASPTGRLVVDDLRGADPATVAGELDRIRERMAHRRLDVAAGRVMDLGLTLLPGGGSRLHADIDLLAADPVAIRVLFEDLVALYDGELPDVSHDFADHRRRSSDDNGERDERRIGEGGDGTSAPRTAPRLPYATEPEELAGVPRFTRRQVPVPGAVWRRIQDRARACGISARAVPFAAFCATLHRWQADPAAGFVLNMPTFDRPGGNPQLERTVGDFSRLTAARVPGGAPSDLRALAHGSEGVLRAQAPTVDDFQQAARGHGQRTGMLGVVYTELEQSWVSRRFTRRFGSLTWMLSHTPQVWLDCLAHPVSDDPADGYVLAWDAVEEVFLPGTLDAMTEYCDDVLRAFADRDWSSPVPQRLPARQRQTRARVNDTTGPESGLLLHERFFELAATDATPPALHHENTTLTRGALAERALRLAARLRDLGVRGGEPVGICLTSGEAQVTAALGVLAAGGCYVPIGPEQPEQRRGQVLGVSGARVVIRDPEHAATPSGRRPDDGPLRLSWQAALDPAQPLLPAPVLGDREAPAYIIFTSGSTGTPKGVEVSHRSAVNSLEDLNGRWDVGPADCCLSVSALDFDLSVYEIFGPLMAGGRVVMPGPEERRDPEAWLRLIETHAVTVWDSVPVLLDMLITAGELRGATDSLRLVFTGGDWIGTDLPGRLRRLLPSCHFVACGGATEGAVYSNFHEVTETDPDWPSVPYGTPLRNQHYRAVDAYGRDCPDWVPGELWIGGTGVALGYRADPDRTAERFVERDGMRWYLTGDLGRYRPDGVLEFLGRADHQIKLNGYRIELGEIEGVLGRHPAVGRAVAVLAGTGAGRRIVAYLVPQGDGVDLDDVRDHARRWLPSYTQPADYLLLPELPLNGNGKVDRKQLISWAAPPREPTPQEPPRPGTEQALAQEWARVLGPAPASRHDNFYDLGADSLLTMRLALAVNDRFGTEIPLRELQASATLADMARAVDTAQTTTSAGRS
- a CDS encoding aspartate aminotransferase family protein, translated to MSGSGRTVRGSDGRTYLDFYSGIAVNLLGYDVPEVREAVERQLRTGVVHTSTFYLIASQVELAERIARLSGIDDAVVFFTCSGTEAVETALLLATEHRRSGRVVALRHSYHGRSFGALAVTGDHRWHGAGRTPLRVDLVPDVPPQVGPGEVADEHQVAHGVSELTRVLDSEPDRPVAALIAEPVQGVAGAVPLADGQLAAYARAVRSHGALLICDEVQTGWGRTGRWWGHQWDDDVRPDLLVFAKGLAGGLTLGGVVGRREVMNCLPMPSISTFGGNQLSTTAALATLDVIEDRDLPARAHTAGHLLRGLLETGLAGVGGVRRVQGRGLLLAVAFQDPATAAAVQEECRTRGLLVGLGGSAGNCVRVMPPLTVTDDEVRRGAETLVAAAQAADRLERTS